The Salmo salar chromosome ssa06, Ssal_v3.1, whole genome shotgun sequence genome window below encodes:
- the LOC123743342 gene encoding protein PELPK1-like, giving the protein MFPLNLHALTDALEPRDCRTAPTRLPHSFHQTAAQLPRDCRTAPTRLPHSSHETAAQLPPDCRTAPTRLPHSSHETAAQLPRDCRTAPPRLPHSSPENAAQLPRDCRTAPPRLPHSSPENAAQLPRDCRTAPTRLPHSSHETAAQLPRDCRTAPTRLPHSFHQTAAQLPRDCRTAPTRLPHSSHETAAQLPRDCRTAPPRMPHSSHETAAQLPRDCRTAPPRLPHSSHETAAQLPRDCRTAPTRLPHSSHETAAQLPRDCRTAPPRMPHSSHETAAQLPRDCRTAPPRMPHSSHETAAQLPRDCRTAPPRLPHSSPENAAQLPRDCRTAPSRMPHSSHETAAQLPRECRTALPRLPHSFHETAAQLPRDCRTAPPRLPHSSPETAAQLPRECRTAPTRLPHSSHETAAQLSRDCRTALPRLPAQLSRDCPHSSPETARTALPRLPAQLSRDCHTEC; this is encoded by the coding sequence atgttccctctaaacttgCATGCGTTAACAGACGCGCTAGAGCCCCGAGACTGCCGCACAGCTCCCACGAGACTGCCGCACAGCTTCCACCAGACTGCCGCACAGCTCCCACGAGACTGCCGCACAGCTCCCACCAGACTGCCGCACAGCTCCCACGAGACTGCCGCACAGCTCCCACCAGACTGCCGCACAGCTCCCACCAGACTGCCGCACAGCTCCCACGAGACTGCCGCACAGCTCCCACGAGACTGCCGCACAGCTCCCCCGAGACTGCCGCACAGCTCCCCCGAGAATGCCGCACAGCTCCCACGAGACTGCCGCACAGCTCCCCCGAGACTGCCGCACAGCTCCCCCGAGAATGCCGCACAGCTCCCACGAGACTGCCGCACAGCTCCCACCAGACTGCCGCACAGCTCCCACGAGACTGCCGCACAGCTCCCACGAGACTGCCGCACAGCTCCCACGAGACTGCCGCACAGCTTCCACCAGACTGCCGCACAGCTCCCACGAGACTGCCGCACAGCTCCCACCAGACTGCCGCACAGCTCCCACGAGACTGCCGCACAGCTCCCACGAGACTGCCGCACAGCTCCCCCGAGAATGCCGCACAGCTCCCACGAGACTGCCGCACAGCTCCCACGAGACTGCCGCACAGCTCCCCCGAGACTGCCGCACAGCTCCCACGAGACTGCCGCACAGCTCCCACGAGACTGCCGCACAGCTCCCACGAGACTGCCGCACAGCTCCCACGAGACTGCCGCACAGCTCCCCCGAGACTGCCGCACAGCTCCCCCGAGAATGCCGCACAGCTCCCACGAGACTGCCGCACAGCTCCCCCGAGACTGCCGCACAGCTCCCCCGAGAATGCCGCACAGCTCCCACGAGACTGCCGCACAGCTCCCACGAGACTGCCGCACAGCTCCCCCGAGACTGCCGCACAGCTCTCCCGAGAATGCCGCACAGCTCCCACGAGACTGCCGCACAGCTCCCTCGAGAATGCCGCACAGCTCCCACGAGACTGCCGCACAGCTCCCCCGAGAATGCCGCACAGCTCTCCCGAGACTGCCGCACAGCTTCCACGAGACTGCCGCACAGCTCCCCCGAGACTGCCGCACAGCTCCCCCGAGACTGCCGCACAGCTCCCCCGAGACTGCCGCACAGCTCCCACGAGAATGCCGCACAGCTCCCACGAGACTGCCGCACAGCTCCCACGAGACTGCCGCACAGCTCTCCCGAGACTGCCGCACAGCTCTCCCGAGACTGCCCGCACAGCTCTCCCGAGACTGCCCGCACAGCTCTCCCGAGACTGCCCGCACAGCTCTCCCGAGACTGCCCGCACAGCTCTCCCGAGACTGCCATACAGAGTGCTGA
- the LOC106608314 gene encoding basic leucine zipper transcriptional factor ATF-like → MAHGSDSNDSSYTKSPSPAGSRRGSSDNIKKVMRREKNRIAAQKSRMRQTQKADSLHLESENLEKENAALRKEVKKLKEEAKYLSSVLTTHEPLCTGLPPQMTPDLIYSPHHHSVSPHHHGSNVFHHQHSIAVSHYQH, encoded by the exons ATGGCTCACGGCTCTGACAGCAATGACTCCAGTTACACTAAGTCTCCTTCGCCAGCGGGCAGCAGGCGG GGCTCCTCAGACAACATAAAGAAGGTCATGAGAAGAGAGAAGAACCGTATCGCTGCCCAGAAGAGCAGAATGAGACAGACTCAGAAGGCAGACAGTCTACACCTG GAGAGTGAGAACCTGGAGAAGGAGAACGCGGCTCTGAGGAAGGAGGTGAAGAAACTCAAAGAAGAGGCCAagtatctctcctctgtcctgactACCCATGAGCCTCTCTGCACTGGCCTGCCCCCCCAGATGACCCCTGACCTCATCTACTCCCCCCATCATCACTCTGTCTCCCCCCACCATCACGGGAGCAATGTCTTTCACCACCAGCACAGCATCGCTGTGTCGCACTACCAGCACTGA